Genomic window (Planococcus sp. MSAK28401):
GACCGGCTAGGATTGCTAAGGTGCGACGCCCGCTTTTTTTGTCTCCGACCATATCACGGATGTTATTGGCCATCATTATTGCTGCTACGAGCAATGTGCTGGGTACGGCCAGCATAACAGCGGTGGAGGTGATCGTTTCTGTTTGAATATAGAAAGCGACGATCACGATGAGGAAACCCATGAACAATCCTGAAAACAGTTCACCTAATGGCGTGTAAGCAATCGGGTATGGCCCCCCGGTGTAAAAGTAACCGACAAGCATACCAATTCCTCCGACTGCCAATAGCCACCAACTGGTAGAAGCCGCAATATAAAGCCCTAAGACCGCAGAGATCGCGTAAAGCAGGAATGCCAGGACCAAAACGGTTTTAGGTGAAACGCCATTCCGGACGATAGCGCCACCAATGCCAATGGATTCTTCAGTATCGAGCCCTCTCGCATAATCATAATATTCATTGAACATATTAGTTGCTGCTTGAATCAGTAAGCTTGCGATAAGCATGGCTAAAAATAGCGTCCAATTTAAAGCGGTATAATGAATCGCGATCATGGTCCCAAGAAATACCGGGGCGAAAGATGCCGTTAAAGTATGAGGCCGGGTGAGCTGCCACCAGACGCGCCATCCGCTGTCAGCTTGTATGGAATGTGTCATTTCTATCTCTCCTATTCATTTCTTTCCAACCTATATTGTACTTCAAAACGCAGAGATTTACAGCATATGTTGTGCTGAATTTCGGAGAAAGGGGTATGATAGAAGATAGAGATTAAAATGTATCGCAGTGAATTGAAACTGCAGTAAACGGAGGTAATCCGGTGAATTCACAATCGTATTCATCAACTGAACAGATGGAAGCGAACCGTTTTGACGGCTATCGCTTTTATACAGAAACTATTGAAGTATCTACAATGTCCGCTCTGGCATTTTTTGAAGCAGGGCAGACCCAATATGAAGGCAAGCGTATGTTTTGGCAGAACCGTGAAAAGTCCTTTACGATGGTAGGCCTTGGACATGCTTACGTGCTAACGGCTGATGACTATAAAGGGCGTTTCAGCAACATTCAGAAGGATTGGAAGGCCTTGAGTGCCCAATTGGTGAATGAGGAGACAGCCGTGCAGCCAGTGTTGTTCGGTGGTTTTTCATTTGACCCTCTGAACGATCAGCCGAGCGAGTGGCGAAATTTCCCACAGGCTTATTTTGCTGTGCCGACGTTTCAGCTTATTATCAAGGGGGAGCAGGCATATGTCAGCGTCCATTTAATCACTAAGCTACCAAACAGCTTTATGGATTTTGAAGTGCTGCGGAAAGAACGTGACCGACTGATTCACGGCGCGCAAGTTTCAGAGCCAAAAGCATATCAAAAACCCAAAGTTTCAGAAAAGAAGGAACTGAAGAAAGAAGAATATATGCGGT
Coding sequences:
- a CDS encoding 1,4-dihydroxy-2-naphthoate polyprenyltransferase produces the protein MTHSIQADSGWRVWWQLTRPHTLTASFAPVFLGTMIAIHYTALNWTLFLAMLIASLLIQAATNMFNEYYDYARGLDTEESIGIGGAIVRNGVSPKTVLVLAFLLYAISAVLGLYIAASTSWWLLAVGGIGMLVGYFYTGGPYPIAYTPLGELFSGLFMGFLIVIVAFYIQTETITSTAVMLAVPSTLLVAAIMMANNIRDMVGDKKSGRRTLAILAGRPAAVTIFTWFFILSYAWIILLVLLGIVTPWALLVLLSVIKPLKVIMTFKRYTEPMQVMPAMKDTGITNTLFNFLLAIGLLVDYFLS